A region of the Drosophila subpulchrella strain 33 F10 #4 breed RU33 chromosome 3L, RU_Dsub_v1.1 Primary Assembly, whole genome shotgun sequence genome:
CGCCAACTGATTGCGCAGGTTAATCTGTTCGTCCTCCATCATGATGATTCGCAAGACTCAATTGGACGGAGTCAGTGCACCGTGTAACAATGGACAATCTGGAGATTCGCACGCACGTCGAGATGCTCCGGCACTTCTGGCAATCAAGATTCTTCCAGATCTTGGAGGGAAAATCGGGTTCCGTGGCGACAGAGGCTAAGAACGTGACTCAGGGGCTGCTGGGATGTGCTGCTCTCATCGATGCTGCGGGAATCCTTGCTCGGCCAAGTTAGCTCCGTGCTCCATGCATTCCCGGGGTCCTCTGGAATGGTGTTACTTTCCAATGCCAAGGCAAGCCGTTTCGAATTCCACGCACACTCAACAAAAActtcaaaacaaaattttcgTCAGAAGTTTTTAATCTAGTAGCCTGAATTGGAACAGCTGATTCGGGATGGGGAGAAAGTAAATCGATATCCAAATTATCGAGAAACCCAGTGCTGGAAAGCGagatacaaatatttatatttttaaaaataagcttgTAAATTAAgctttatattaaatatttaatttcttaagccctttgtatttataatattctttattaggGTTGAAAAAAATACCTAGCCATTACTTGGAAATATCATATTAATTTGATCTCAATTTAAACTTACTCATTTAatactatatattttaaacaatCCCGTGctccttaaatatatttatctaTGATTTTCAGATAAACTAAAATATAACtgttttatttgaattttgttTACAAGCTGCGAACATATTCAATCATTTTGCAACACTGCGCCACAGCTGATAGccaaaacacaaacacaaaagACGCGCAATTTTTATAGTCTTGAGGAAATCGAGGATTTAAGGATGAGCTTTGCAAGAGGGGAACAGGAAAATGGAGCGGGCCAGTTCAGATTTCCTGAGAGCTGGAAGGACAATGCCAGAATGCAGGTGAAGTTCGCCATGTTCCGATCGCGACATCTGGACACTGAGGATTACGACGCAAAAATGAAATTCTGGACGGACCTGATCGCGAAGTACTTAAAGTTTTGCGGCAGACCCATCTTCAGTCTGAGGGATCTGCAACTGCAGTTCATGCGGGGTGACCAATTGCCCGCCTGTTTGGACACCGTCATATCCGAGATGCAGCAGACGAAAAAGATCCGGTCTCGCAGTGAATTCGAGCAGGATCCGGCGAATTCCTGGAGCGGCTGGCTGGTCAACAGCCTGGTAAAGCGACCCCTCTCATGGAGCTGGTCTAAGATCAAGCACAGCGTGGTTGGGGAGGATCTGGAGGCCTCCTCTTTACTGGAATGGATTCACCTTGATGTCTTAAACGTATGTATTAGTTTATATTATAAAGTTATTTAGGAACTTTGGTTCTTATTGAACCCCCCTTATAACACCAATAACTCTTGCATTATCCAGAAGATAACTGAATATACCCTTAGAATATAAGTTTGCAATATGCCAAATGCATGTAATCAAACACCAAAATAGACTTAAATATATGAAATCCAAACTATACATATCTTTATAGACTACTTGCGACCTCATAGCAGAGAAAGTCTTATCGGAAAACAGCGGGAAACTCCTACATTTCGAGGCCTTCAAATCCCTTTGCAAGGCTCAACAAGTGCGCATCTATTCAGACAAAGATTTCTGCGTTTGCTTGCTGGCCTTAAATGTTCGCCAAATCGTTGGTCTGGaatttaaaatggaaaagggAGTACGCCAAATTCATTTGATCAAAATTCCAAGTAATATATGACAATTACATATCACTAAATATTCTTATTTATGGACAATCTTTAACGTAGAAAAAGAAGGCGATGATCTCAACATAAGCCAAGAAGATCATGCCGTCCACAATCTCCAGAATACGCAGGCCCAGTTACTCAAGCAATTAGAAGACCTGGAGGAAGAAATCAAGGTAAACGATGAAAAAGCACGTCAGTACTTGAAGGAAAACAAGCGGCAATTGGCCAAGACATACCTACGAAAAAGGCACCTATTGGAGAAGAATCATGGTAGGTTCTCAGTCAGGAGATCTTTATTTCAGTTCTCTCAATAATGAACATTTATTTTGCTTAATTAGAACGTCGAAGCCTTGCTTTGCACAACATCGAATCTCTTTTGTGCAGCGTGGATGAGGCTCAAAACAGTGGCGTTGTTCTAGACGCCTACAAAATTGGCTCAAATACCCTTAAGAAGGTGCTTTCGGATTCTGGTTTGAAGTACGACAACGTCGACGAAGTTCTGGCCGATGTGCGGGATACTCTCGACCAGCACCGAGAAGTTCAGGACGTCTTGTCCACTAGCTTTGCGGAGGGAGTGAGTCAAGAGGAGGATCAACTGGAACGGGAGTTACGGGATCTGTGCGGCGAGTCATCGCCAGCTACCTTCAGACCACTCATCAATAACAACGATAAGACGGAGGTTGTGATCACTGATGAGGAGATGATTGCCATGCTGCAAGATCTGGAGGTTGAGGATGGAACTGTGTCCCAAATGAGTACCAGAACTGTGAAAGCTGTACAGGGGCTTTAAAATTCgtttaaatatgtatttgtTGTTCTTTTTAATGGCATGTGAACTGTTCTTTAACTTAagttaataaatgaaatgtaaaCTATTTATCATGAGGAGTTATTGTTAAAGGAAGAAAAGCCAAGAAGACTTGTTCGTAATTGCTTTATTCTATCATTCTGTACAAAATGCGTCCTTATCATAAAGTATTGCTTAGGGCTATGGCTAGACAAATGTTTCCGTAAGTAGGAattcaaaaatatacatacatacatgtcTTAGGTAAAGGTACAAATATAAGGATATACACATGTCTGCGTCCTATTCGCTTCCCATATTCCATGGAATCGTGCAGAACAAGATGAGTGTACACCGATATATCGTAAGGCAATACAGCGATATCGCCGAGGTGCATGTGCATACTCGTTTATGCTTTGCATTATATATAGGCGTATAAATATAAGAAATCCGAAGCACTTTGCAGTATGCTCCTTTGTTCTGGGTCGAGCTATGTTGGACTTATGTATTAGTAATCACTAAGGCAAATTTGCGCTCTATATATTGCGTAATGTCAAAAGCAGACGCGCCACTCCCCCAACTCTATTCCCAGCCGCTATACCCGCCCACGTCAAGTCGAATGTACTTGAGGTTTGTTATGTGTGGATTTGGAAAAGTATCAAAATACTTAAGATCGTACAGATGAAACAGATCAGGACCGGCAGGATCACAATGAAGCGCAGTGATCTGAAAAAGGTATATACATAGGTATAATATATTCCATCCCTTTAGACAGCTTACGCACCTTCCTTGCCCGAGGGCTGGGTGTCAGAGATTCAGGTCCATGTCTGCCTCCAGGTCGATGTGGTTGATCGAGTTGCCGGCGCTATTGAAGATCTGATTATCGGCATTGCTGTTCTCTGCGGTTCCACCACTCACATCTCCGCTGCGCTTCGATTTACCTAACAGCCAGCAAGAGAATACTTTGACCAAATGTCGCACATTAATATTACGATGATGGAGTTGTCGTTGTAAATGAGCAAGGAAATCAAAAAGGAAAGGAAAACCATAACGAGACACCTGGCTAGGAGTACAAACCGTGATACGTACAATATATATCCTCTAGCGCTAGCAATTAGAGAAGAATTATGTTGGCTGAAACTAAAACCTGAGCTGATCCTCCGACTGGAGTATTGGGTCTGGGATGTCAAGTGTGCTGGGATGTGGAGCATATACATAGTACCGCAGAAGTGGAAACACTTACCACCCGTGAAGCACAGACAGCCCTCGTCATCGCTCGGCGACTCGCGCCTCGAGCTCTTCAGCTTCAGCTCCTTGTTCAACTCGTTCAGGCATCGCTGATAGTAGTCGTAGTCCTTCAAATACCAGACTGGAGGCCAGCGGTGCTCGCGCAAGTACTCCTGATTATCCTGATGCAGCGCCTTCAGGCCCTTGAGTGAGAACTTACAAATAAGGTTGTAATTGACGCAAAGGTACGACATGCACCACTCGGCCAACTGATGTGCGTTGTGCAGCTGAGGAAAGAAGTTTAAGGAGTAGTTATAAATTTGAATCAAGCTACATTTGTTCTGGGAAACCTCTTTAGCGGTTAGTTTATCTTATAATCTATCTAATTTTCCTACCTTTACTGGCTCCAACAACGTTAGACAGTGATCCACCGTTTCATTGGTTTCGTTCTGGGAAATCAGAGTGAGATCTTCGATAACGCGGCACTCAACCAGGTTGAGCAGCCGCGGCAGGCATAGTCGGTTGGCCAGCTCCAGTAGATTGAGGCACTTCACGGCCGAGATTGGCGGAATCTGGTCAGTATACAGGTAGCACAGCAACTTGTGGAATGTGTAAATTGTAACGCCAGGGAATACGATCTGAAGTGAGAGGATTTTGCATTAACATCGAGGGTTTTAAGTATCTTGTGACCGATCCTACCACATTGGAATGCGCCTCACGAAAGTCGCCCAGCAACATTGCGCGCATGACATCGCAACGACCAACGAGCACAGCGCGGTGTGCCTGTAATTTACCGAAAATAAGCTTAATAGTTTCGGGATATATGGTTACTTAGAATATCATCACCTTCATTAAACCGTCGTCCAATTCAAAGGTGACATCGCTGAAACAACCGTCACCAATGCAATGCCTTTCCATGCTTTCTTTGATGcgctaaaataaaataaaggaaaTCATAATGTGTGTACATCATAAGATATATAAGTGCTTACAAGACAAATGTGCGGATTTGGCTCATCGCTGGAGGTTTCCATAACGGTCTGAGGCCTCGAAAGTAGCTGAGTCAGTTGCGGCAGTTCTAGCAGATCGGCAGCTTCTCTAATTTCCTGCCAGCACAACATAATAATAGATTAAACTCAAATACTATCAAATTCCAGATTCACAGTACTGGCAAGCATAATACTACCTGAAAATTATTGCAATCCTTGTCAATGGTACCGGTATAAATAAATCTCAGGCACTGATGCAAAGCTTGTGGAGAGATGAGTTTACTGAGAGTGACAATTGTCTGCAGGCCATTCACACCCCGTTGATTCTCCACGTGCACCAGGCGAATGCTCTGCAGTACCGGATGATGCAGCTCCCTGTACAAATCGTTCGACCGCTTGGACTCCATCAGAGGTAATGCCTGATAACTGGAGCGGCGCTTCAAGTGTTCCCACATGCTGCTAAAGTGAAAACAACCTTAATGATTAGCCATACAGGATCAAAAGGCCACACCCACCGTTGTGTGCGTGATTCATAACGAATCAAGGATTCAGTGTCGTCATTGAAGTCCGCTATGGTGGCCTCCCCGAATGTGGAGCTGACCATGCTAGACTCACTGCTGCTCCGCCCGCCCATGTCGGTCAGCTCCGTGCTCAACAGGCGCTGGAAGATGCTGGACGCGGCGGCCAGCATGAATCTGTGCACGGCGAACTTGGTGCCACCCCCTCCGACCAGGACCAGGTCGGTGTAGGCCTGCGACAAGAACATGTTGTAGATGTCCTGCCGATAGTGCCCGACCATTACGGTGACCTCCGGTGGTGGGGGCTTTGGTGGCCGGAACGGCGCCTGCAGCAGCGGTTTCTGTACCTTCTTTAGGTTCGTCATCCAGAATCGCTGCTGTCGGCGCGCAATCAACGCGGAACGGATGGCATTTTCAAAGACCTCGTTCACCCCAAAGTAGGTAAAGACACTGGTCTCGTAGTAGGCCACTCCCAGCTCCTTGGCCACGGCACGAGCCTCATCCGGCATCACCAGGTCACTCTTCAATGCGGCCCTGTAAGATAAATCAtttataaatttcaaaatttttttttttttaaatgttgaaacaaaataaaaccaaCAACAAATTTGTATACTATTAAAAGTATCCCGCAAAGTAAGTTACAGTGCTTCTAACTATACTTTTCAATTCAATTAACTCAAGAAACCCCTTAATTTAGCTTTAAACAAATGATATTGAATCACAGCAATCACATAAAAGCGGTTTTTCTCAGTTCGATAACATTGAAAATGCACttaaatgttttcattaaaaaagctaaaaataaattgctACCTAAAGAATAATTCAATTAATAAAAAGACCCCCaagatttttaatttgaaaatgaAAACTATAGAGAACCGGCTGAAACCTGTTAGCTAGGCATACCGAACAAAGGTTCCCTTCTCGCCGAAATACGAGAGATAGTTCTCGTCGCGGTACATGTAGCGCAGGTCGTTCTTGCAGCCCACTAGAATGACGGGCACATCCGGACAAAAGCGGCGAATTTCCGGATACCACATCATCTTGCAGTTGCGCAGGGAAATCGGACTGGCGATGGAAAAGCACAGCAGCACCACATCGGATCTGTTGGTCAAGGAGAAGACTATAGTTGTCTACATTGGACGCCTTGAAATGGTCACCAACCTGCCGTAGGCGAAACGTCGATCCTTGTCGTGGTCACCAAATGTGTCCCAGAGGCGAAGTGAGACATTCACTCCGTCCACCACCTCCCACGATCGTTCGAGTACCTTTAAATAGAAGAAGGCGGGATTCATTTGGATGCTTTGGAAGAAGTTCAATGACGACCTACATCTTTATATATGCGATACTGATCGATGGCCCACACGGTCGGCACATGTGTTGAAAGTAGCTGGGAAAGCGAGACGTGCTTGTTGCAGGCTCTGGCGCAGATCAGTCGCGTCTTGCCCACCGCCGTGTCCCCCACCAGGACGCACTTCACCAACTCTTGGTGCGGTTGCTCGTTGTCCATTTTGGGCATGCACTTAGGCGCTAATTCAAATGCCACGACTAGGTAATGGAATCTGGAATGGAAAAATTATAGTTGGGTTCTTTTATTGAGATATCAAATATTCTAAACACATATTActtgaaattaaatatatgtCTTAAAGATAGACATGTTAgatatagaaaaaataaacCATCAAATATTAAACCACTCTTTCAAAAACATGTAACTTGTTCGGATTACTTTTTTATTATGTTATAAAAGTATACTGCGTAGAATCGCTATCACTGCAATGTTTTTTCTCTTTGGTAAAGTCTATCGCTGATGCTAAATTCTTATCTAATAATCATGATgctaaataattaattaaacaaagaATCGTCTGCATGGCATATAGTGTGAAgtcaaattattttaataaatgctTAATTCCCCGTTGAGCAGTTTATGGAGTTTGATTGATCAACTTGATTAACTGCTTTGTGAagtgaaaataatttattaaatggATTTCAATACAGGCACCAAAACTTTTCTACAATAATGTAAATACCTATTGTTTAGTCTATACTATAGACTAATATAGACTCTATAGACtttctgtttgtttatttttattacatGGGAAAAACTTAATGGGCTGTCATAAAACCCGATTTTCACGGCTACCATTCACACAAGCTCCtcagatttatatttttatgggaACTTCTGTATCATATTTGTATGTACCGAGAAATCTATTGAATCCAGTTACCGCAGGCTATAAAATCCGACGCATTCATTGACCCCCGTTCTACTTGTCACGGAGGAAGTTGAATCCAGTGTATCAGATACGGAGCGATAAGCTCTTTTGGTCTCTAATTGAACTTAATTGGGCCTGCACTAAAAATATCTGCCATCAATCTTCCAGTCGCAATGAGCACGCTTCTTCCTGCGTGGCCCACGCTGCATGGGAATCCATTGTCCGATCTTCCCGACGAGCTGCAGTCTATTTTCGGATGCGGTCCAAACccaaaacaataacaatacaATTGAATTTGAATGGTCGGCCAGCCAATGTGGTCGTTCTTTTCTACAGGAGTGCTTTTATCCAAAGACTTCACATTTCATTCCATTCTATAAACATGGACGGACGTTCACCCtaagaattatgtatattGCAATCGGTTCCTTTGTTTATGGCTTTTATAGGTCCCATATCAACATATCTTTGTATAACAAAAAAGTATGAGGAATCACTaaatgttattataattattttgttgtacCTGTCTTTCGACATAGCGCAAAATGTTATTATATTGAATTTTAACTTTTTACAAAAccttttttaaagaaaatattttcctaATACTGAAGGAAATTATAATCAAACAATTTTTAGTTTCCCGAAATATACGAATATTTAAAGAAACTGGTTGTTccaatttttattaattatacttaataaaaaattagtttgtTTTAGGGTTTAAAGTGAATGTTTTCAGTGTGTTTCCATATTCCAACGGTAAGCAATGGATAAAGAAAATAGACAACTTGAAGTACAGATTGTAACATATTTCCGCAGACTATAATCTTTAATCCCCACTTAGCACGTGCAaagtaaatttatttatagccAGGATCTAAGTAATTCATCATGCGAGGTGTGAAACTGGCCAGGTAATTAGACTTTAGGCATTTCGGTTCGCGAGAAGCATATTAGCATAATTAACGTTCATATGTATTTTACACACCGTCATGGCGGCAATCTTTGGGTTATTTTCTGCCATGTCTGTGAAGTCTCCTTTTTTCAATTTTGCCAGCTTATTGATTTTCTCGTGCCATTGCAAAACGGTCACAAATACCGTTACCAAACCCACACAAGCACACCGAGCACAGGCACAGGAACTTTTTAGAGGGGATCTTGAAGTTCCCACTCCACAATCCGGCCAAACTTGGCCCcacaaaaaagaagaaaacgAAAAATCGTTCAATTTAAGACCATATTTAACGCTTTACGCAGCAGCACTTGCACTTTTTCGCACAAAATCTAGTTTCGTGGGTAAACAATTTGATTAGAACTTAATTTGACTGCTGGTCGAAACGAAGCAGATTTATCTCCCCGGACTGTGCGGAACTCACCTCTGGAAACGCCTGATCCCACGAATTATACGGATTTGCCTCAATGTTCTTACTTTTGCGTATTGCACTTATCAACACGCACACCAAAGCACGGCATTTTACAACAATTTGCATTTATTTCTGCACCCACACACCGATGGCGACGCAGTTTGTGGTCCGCAGGCACACACTTTACGGCTGGGCTTGGGATGGCGAAAAAATGGCATCGCCGCAAAACAGGCTGACGACTGTGGCGGATT
Encoded here:
- the LOC119552654 gene encoding charged multivesicular body protein 7, yielding MSFARGEQENGAGQFRFPESWKDNARMQVKFAMFRSRHLDTEDYDAKMKFWTDLIAKYLKFCGRPIFSLRDLQLQFMRGDQLPACLDTVISEMQQTKKIRSRSEFEQDPANSWSGWLVNSLVKRPLSWSWSKIKHSVVGEDLEASSLLEWIHLDVLNTTCDLIAEKVLSENSGKLLHFEAFKSLCKAQQVRIYSDKDFCVCLLALNVRQIVGLEFKMEKGVRQIHLIKIPKKEGDDLNISQEDHAVHNLQNTQAQLLKQLEDLEEEIKVNDEKARQYLKENKRQLAKTYLRKRHLLEKNHERRSLALHNIESLLCSVDEAQNSGVVLDAYKIGSNTLKKVLSDSGLKYDNVDEVLADVRDTLDQHREVQDVLSTSFAEGVSQEEDQLERELRDLCGESSPATFRPLINNNDKTEVVITDEEMIAMLQDLEVEDGTVSQMSTRTVKAVQGL
- the LOC119554268 gene encoding rho-related BTB domain-containing protein 1 isoform X4, translated to MPKMDNEQPHQELVKCVLVGDTAVGKTRLICARACNKHVSLSQLLSTHVPTVWAIDQYRIYKDVLERSWEVVDGVNVSLRLWDTFGDHDKDRRFAYGRSDVVLLCFSIASPISLRNCKMMWYPEIRRFCPDVPVILVGCKNDLRYMYRDENYLSYFGEKGTFVRAALKSDLVMPDEARAVAKELGVAYYETSVFTYFGVNEVFENAIRSALIARRQQRFWMTNLKKVQKPLLQAPFRPPKPPPPEVTVMVGHYRQDIYNMFLSQAYTDLVLVGGGGTKFAVHRFMLAAASSIFQRLLSTELTDMGGRSSSESSMVSSTFGEATIADFNDDTESLIRYESRTQRMWEHLKRRSSYQALPLMESKRSNDLYRELHHPVLQSIRLVHVENQRGVNGLQTIVTLSKLISPQALHQCLRFIYTGTIDKDCNNFQEIREAADLLELPQLTQLLSRPQTVMETSSDEPNPHICLRIKESMERHCIGDGCFSDVTFELDDGLMKAHRAVLVGRCDVMRAMLLGDFREAHSNVIVFPGVTIYTFHKLLCYLYTDQIPPISAVKCLNLLELANRLCLPRLLNLVECRVIEDLTLISQNETNETVDHCLTLLEPVKLHNAHQLAEWCMSYLCVNYNLICKFSLKGLKALHQDNQEYLREHRWPPVWYLKDYDYYQRCLNELNKELKLKSSRRESPSDDEGCLCFTGGKSKRSGDVSGGTAENSNADNQIFNSAGNSINHIDLEADMDLNL
- the LOC119554268 gene encoding rho-related BTB domain-containing protein 1 isoform X2, which encodes MPKMDNEQPHQELVKCVLVGDTAVGKTRLICARACNKHVSLSQLLSTHVPTVWAIDQYRIYKDVLERSWEVVDGVNVSLRLWDTFGDHDKDRRFAYGRSDVVLLCFSIASPISLRNCKMMWYPEIRRFCPDVPVILVGCKNDLRYMYRDENYLSYFGEKGTFVRAALKSDLVMPDEARAVAKELGVAYYETSVFTYFGVNEVFENAIRSALIARRQQRFWMTNLKKVQKPLLQAPFRPPKPPPPEVTVMVGHYRQDIYNMFLSQAYTDLVLVGGGGTKFAVHRFMLAAASSIFQRLLSTELTDMGGRSSSESSMVSSTFGEATIADFNDDTESLIRYESRTQRMWEHLKRRSSYQALPLMESKRSNDLYRELHHPVLQSIRLVHVENQRGVNGLQTIVTLSKLISPQALHQCLRFIYTGTIDKDCNNFQEIREAADLLELPQLTQLLSRPQTVMETSSDEPNPHICLRIKESMERHCIGDGCFSDVTFELDDGLMKAHRAVLVGRCDVMRAMLLGDFREAHSNVIVFPGVTIYTFHKLLCYLYTDQIPPISAVKCLNLLELANRLCLPRLLNLVECRVIEDLTLISQNETNETVDHCLTLLEPVKLHNAHQLAEWCMSYLCVNYNLICKFSLKGLKALHQDNQEYLREHRWPPVWYLKDYDYYQRCLNELNKELKLKSSRRESPSDDEGCLCFTGVFSCWLLGKSKRSGDVSGGTAENSNADNQIFNSAGNSINHIDLEADMDLNL
- the LOC119554268 gene encoding rho-related BTB domain-containing protein 1 isoform X3, translated to MPKMDNEQPHQELVKCVLVGDTAVGKTRLICARACNKHVSLSQLLSTHVPTVWAIDQYRIYKDVLERSWEVVDGVNVSLRLWDTFGDHDKDRRFAYGRSDVVLLCFSIASPISLRNCKMMWYPEIRRFCPDVPVILVGCKNDLRYMYRDENYLSYFGEKGTFVRAALKSDLVMPDEARAVAKELGVAYYETSVFTYFGVNEVFENAIRSALIARRQQRFWMTNLKKVQKPLLQAPFRPPKPPPPEVTVMVGHYRQDIYNMFLSQAYTDLVLVGGGGTKFAVHRFMLAAASSIFQRLLSTELTDMGGRSSSESSMVSSTFGEATIADFNDDTESLIRYESRTQRSMWEHLKRRSSYQALPLMESKRSNDLYRELHHPVLQSIRLVHVENQRGVNGLQTIVTLSKLISPQALHQCLRFIYTGTIDKDCNNFQEIREAADLLELPQLTQLLSRPQTVMETSSDEPNPHICLRIKESMERHCIGDGCFSDVTFELDDGLMKAHRAVLVGRCDVMRAMLLGDFREAHSNVIVFPGVTIYTFHKLLCYLYTDQIPPISAVKCLNLLELANRLCLPRLLNLVECRVIEDLTLISQNETNETVDHCLTLLEPVKLHNAHQLAEWCMSYLCVNYNLICKFSLKGLKALHQDNQEYLREHRWPPVWYLKDYDYYQRCLNELNKELKLKSSRRESPSDDEGCLCFTGGKSKRSGDVSGGTAENSNADNQIFNSAGNSINHIDLEADMDLNL
- the LOC119554268 gene encoding rho-related BTB domain-containing protein 1 isoform X1; protein product: MPKMDNEQPHQELVKCVLVGDTAVGKTRLICARACNKHVSLSQLLSTHVPTVWAIDQYRIYKDVLERSWEVVDGVNVSLRLWDTFGDHDKDRRFAYGRSDVVLLCFSIASPISLRNCKMMWYPEIRRFCPDVPVILVGCKNDLRYMYRDENYLSYFGEKGTFVRAALKSDLVMPDEARAVAKELGVAYYETSVFTYFGVNEVFENAIRSALIARRQQRFWMTNLKKVQKPLLQAPFRPPKPPPPEVTVMVGHYRQDIYNMFLSQAYTDLVLVGGGGTKFAVHRFMLAAASSIFQRLLSTELTDMGGRSSSESSMVSSTFGEATIADFNDDTESLIRYESRTQRSMWEHLKRRSSYQALPLMESKRSNDLYRELHHPVLQSIRLVHVENQRGVNGLQTIVTLSKLISPQALHQCLRFIYTGTIDKDCNNFQEIREAADLLELPQLTQLLSRPQTVMETSSDEPNPHICLRIKESMERHCIGDGCFSDVTFELDDGLMKAHRAVLVGRCDVMRAMLLGDFREAHSNVIVFPGVTIYTFHKLLCYLYTDQIPPISAVKCLNLLELANRLCLPRLLNLVECRVIEDLTLISQNETNETVDHCLTLLEPVKLHNAHQLAEWCMSYLCVNYNLICKFSLKGLKALHQDNQEYLREHRWPPVWYLKDYDYYQRCLNELNKELKLKSSRRESPSDDEGCLCFTGVFSCWLLGKSKRSGDVSGGTAENSNADNQIFNSAGNSINHIDLEADMDLNL